One Candidatus Nitronauta litoralis genomic window, CAACATTAATAGTTGGGAAATATTACAACCTGCGTTTAAGAGAATTGATTATTTCGTAGTTCCATATTATTTTGTGTTCAAGAGCTTTTTCTTAGACTCTGGTAGTTGAAGAATTAAATTAACTTTATAGCGTGTAGAGATTTTTTGATTCAGGAGGCTATTTTGTCAGGAGGATTGAGCCGGGAAGAGCAGTATTGGGTTGCCCTCAATATGGTGGCCGGCATCGGAAAAACCCTCTTTTACCGTTTGATCAACCATTTTCATTCTGCTGAGGACGTATTTAAGGCAAGCAATCGGGATTTATTGCAGGTCGAAGGGGTTGGGAAGAAAACTGCAGAACAAATCAAAGATTTTGATTCGGTTTCTCGAATTGAACGTGAACAGGTATTACTGGACAGGCTCAATGCTGGTGTTTTGACCTTAAACAGTGCGAGGTATCCAAAACTTCTCAAAAACATCTATGATCCTCCACCGGTAATATATTATCAGGGGGCAGTTCCTGACACTTTTCCGGTTTCTATAGCTGTTGTGGGAACCCGGTTAGCTTCAAGCTATGGGAAAATCGTGACCCAACGTCTTTGTTCCCAATTGGCTTCGTTGGGAATAACGCTTGTAAGCGGTATGGCTCGGGGCATTGATACCCTGGTTCACCGAACCGCACTGGACAATGGAGGCACTACAGTGGCAATATTCGGGTGTGGCCTGGACTACACGTATCCTCCTGAAAACAATAAGCTCCGTGAGGAAATTATAGGAACCGGATGCGTCCTTACCGAATTTCCTGTTTCAACGAGACCTGATCGTAATAATTTTCCTGCAAGAAATAGAGTGATATCCGGCATATCCCTGGGAACGCTGGTCATTGAGGCCGGTGAAAAAAGTGGCGCATTGATTACTGCAGAATTTGCTTTG contains:
- the dprA gene encoding DNA-protecting protein DprA; the encoded protein is MSGGLSREEQYWVALNMVAGIGKTLFYRLINHFHSAEDVFKASNRDLLQVEGVGKKTAEQIKDFDSVSRIEREQVLLDRLNAGVLTLNSARYPKLLKNIYDPPPVIYYQGAVPDTFPVSIAVVGTRLASSYGKIVTQRLCSQLASLGITLVSGMARGIDTLVHRTALDNGGTTVAIFGCGLDYTYPPENNKLREEIIGTGCVLTEFPVSTRPDRNNFPARNRVISGISLGTLVIEAGEKSGALITAEFALEQGREVFAVPGNITSEKCRGTNNLIRCGAKMVTSIDSILEELPDHALDTLSGKRGDSGISAESLNDREQKLMSFIGENEIQIDELILKSGLSPAEVSATLVELELKNLVRQTEGKKFINNQVEIS